The genomic DNA GCTGAACATCCGCGCGAATCTTATTCGTTCTTTGCTTGCGTGCACTTGGCTCACGCACGCACCAGGCGTAATAGCCACTTCTGCTGACAAGCATCACTCGGCACATGGTCTGAATTGGAAACGAGTCGCGATGTTGTTTGATCCAGGCGTACTTCATTTCGACTCCTTCGCAAAATACGCCGTGGCTTTTTTTAATATGTCTCGTTCCATTTCGGCCTGCAGCAGCGCCTTCTTCAGGCGACGGTTCTCGGCAATCAGCGCATCGTTGCTTGAGCCGACTGAAGCGGGGATCGCACTGGCGTCAAACTTCTTGATCCAATCGCGGATGCTCCTCGGAGCCACCGCAACTGCATCGGCGGCCTGTTTGATCGTGTAGCCCTTCTTCGTAACGAGCTCCACGGCACTGCGTTTAAATTCGTCCGAATGCACACGTCGCGGCTGTCTAGGATTCTCTGGCATTATTTTCTCCTGGGAAGATTCTGAGTAATCCTTGGAGTGTCCGCCAGTCGTGGTCTATCGCACAGAATGATAGAGGCGTGGATGGCGAGGGGGGTGCGTAGCAGAACGGACTTCACCCAATGTTGCTGCTCATTTTGCCCCCATCATTCTGCCAACACTTCTATGTTCAGCTTTGTGTCACAACGACACTCGTTGCGACACACCGTGGGGTTACTTCGTTCTGCGGTTCGGCGGGATGGCAGGATGCTTGCTGGCAGAATGATAGAGGCGTGGATGGCGAGGGGGGGCGCGGCCGGCGCGTAGCAGAACGGACTTCGCTCAACGCAGCTCATCCTGCCCCCATTATTCTGCTAACACTTCTATGTTCTGCTTTGCGTCGCAACGACACTCGTTGCGAACGGCCGCGAGGTTACTTCGTTCTGCGGTTCGACGGGATGCCAGGATGATTGCTGGCAGAATGATAGAGGCGTGGATGGCGAGGGGGCCGTGGCAGGTGTATAGCAGAACGGACTTCGCCCAACGATGCTGCTCATTCTGCCCCCCCCATCGTTCTGCCAAAACTTTTCCGATGTGCGACGCGGCGAATGGCAATGCGTGGCGTCGCTGCGATTGGGGCAGGGCAGGGCGGTTTGAGATCGCGCGGGTGTGGGCGAGCGATTTGGATGCGAGCTACCGCGAGTAGCCGAGGCCTTTGACGAACGAGAGCATCTCTTCGAACGTGATTTAACAGAGGCGGTCTCGAGTATCGTGACGGCCGATCGTTGTCGAAGCGGTCGCCAACGCTTTGGAGATTGTTAGCTCAACGAGAATTCGAAACCTGAGGTTCTGCTGCGAAAGTTGCCGGAGGCTTTGTGGGTCTCTACAGGCTTAGCGGAATCCGATTTGAAGTCGTTTTCCACCAGCGGGTTCCGCCTGCCTTTGAGGTCTCGTCCGTTGCTCGTTTTACCTTTCTGTCCCATTTTGCCTTTCCTATCGAAGGTGCAGCGTTTTCTTGCTTTTGGGGACACCGACCTGTAGGTTTTACTGTATCCGAAACACCTTTTCCTCTGGGGGATTGTTCCGATGCGGCCCGTTAAGATTCTATCGATCGTGTTTTGCGTCTTGTTAGGATCTCTGTCGCAGGCAGCAACTCCGCCCGATCTTTTTAAGCATCTCAGTAACAAACGCGAACCGATCCGGCTGAGGGCCATCGCCATGCTGCGAGCCGATCCAACAGCGATCGGGGCCAACCTTGATGTTCTTTGCCGTGCCATTTCGCAGCACGAAGCGAAACCGCCCGCCGACCCGTCTTTAGTGCCCAGCAGCACCCTGCATCTGATCGATTTGGTTGGTAGTGTTAACCAAACGCAAGCGACCGACGAGCTTGTTCGTTTGCTGGAATCCCCAAGAAAGGAAATTGTAATGGCCGCCGCCGATGCGATTGGCCGCTACTCGTTCCACGACGGTGCACTGCCGACGTTGATAGAGCAAGTTCAGCGTCCCGAGTTCAAGGCAAGTTATGGATTTCGAGTGAGCGTTTTGCGTGCGGTATCGAAGATTTCAAGTCCAGCTGCGGTAGAGGTTTTGACCGAGCAGGCACAAGTGTTAACAGGGCAGTTGGGGTTTGAAATCAATGAGTACCTGGACACCTTAACTGTCGCGGATTTTGGTGGGGATGAAGTCAAATTTGAAGCGTGGAAGCAAGTGCGTGCTGGGCCAAGAAAGCCGCGTTTGCAGTTATTCGACCATGATCCCTATCGGCGGATCAAGCTAGCCCCGGCACAATTCTATGGCCTTGATATCCATGCCGACCGGATGCTGTTTATCATCGATCGCTCTGGCAGTATGGCCGAAAATTACAAAGGGGCTTCTCGGCTAAGCCGTGTCGTCGCCGAGCTGAGTCGAACGTTGGAAGCATTGCCTGAAACCTCGATGTTTTCAATCATCTCATATTCGGACAAGGCCAAGGTTTGGCAGCAACAGCTTGTCCCGGCAACCGCAGAGCACAAGCGAAGTGCAATAGGATTTTTAGCGAGGATGTACTCGGTAGGATTAACCAATACGCACGAAGCGTTGACAACTGCGCTGTTTATGAATCAGGATGTCGAAGCCATTTATTTACTGTCCGACGGAGCGCCGACCACCGGTAGGATCGTCGTTCCGGCGATGATTTTGGAGGACATCACGTTTCGAAATACATTTCGAAACATCACGATCAACACCATTGGAATTACTGTGACGGGTAGAGCTCGGGCATTTATGGAGCAGCTTGCCGAACAAAATGGTGGTCAGTACAAATTGGTAGATACCCAGCGCTAAACTTTGCGGCAGCGAGGTTTCACGCTTTAGCGCCCGAAGTGAGCTCCGGCGAACCGAAAGCCGAGCAAGCGACATTCGTTTGCTGGGGTTTGGGTTGCGGTGGAGCCTTTC from Rosistilla oblonga includes the following:
- a CDS encoding VWA domain-containing protein, giving the protein MRPVKILSIVFCVLLGSLSQAATPPDLFKHLSNKREPIRLRAIAMLRADPTAIGANLDVLCRAISQHEAKPPADPSLVPSSTLHLIDLVGSVNQTQATDELVRLLESPRKEIVMAAADAIGRYSFHDGALPTLIEQVQRPEFKASYGFRVSVLRAVSKISSPAAVEVLTEQAQVLTGQLGFEINEYLDTLTVADFGGDEVKFEAWKQVRAGPRKPRLQLFDHDPYRRIKLAPAQFYGLDIHADRMLFIIDRSGSMAENYKGASRLSRVVAELSRTLEALPETSMFSIISYSDKAKVWQQQLVPATAEHKRSAIGFLARMYSVGLTNTHEALTTALFMNQDVEAIYLLSDGAPTTGRIVVPAMILEDITFRNTFRNITINTIGITVTGRARAFMEQLAEQNGGQYKLVDTQR
- a CDS encoding transposase — protein: MPENPRQPRRVHSDEFKRSAVELVTKKGYTIKQAADAVAVAPRSIRDWIKKFDASAIPASVGSSNDALIAENRRLKKALLQAEMERDILKKATAYFAKESK